In Nitrobacteraceae bacterium AZCC 1564, the following proteins share a genomic window:
- a CDS encoding host factor-I protein (product_source=KO:K03666; cath_funfam=2.30.30.100; cog=COG1923; ko=KO:K03666; pfam=PF17209; superfamily=50182; tigrfam=TIGR02383): MAADRAQNLQDTFLNHVRKTKTPLTIFLVNGVKLQGIVTWFDNFCLLLRRDGHSQLVYKHAISTIMPGAPIQLFEGGEDASA; the protein is encoded by the coding sequence ATGGCGGCAGACCGCGCACAAAACTTACAAGACACCTTTCTCAATCACGTTCGTAAAACCAAAACGCCACTGACGATCTTTCTGGTCAACGGAGTAAAATTGCAGGGAATTGTCACCTGGTTCGACAATTTCTGTCTTCTGCTTCGGCGCGATGGCCATTCGCAGCTGGTCTATAAGCATGCGATTTCGACCATCATGCCTGGCGCTCCGATCCAGTTGTTCGAAGGCGGCGAGGACGCGTCAGCTTGA
- a CDS encoding two-component system nitrogen regulation response regulator GlnG (product_source=KO:K07712; cath_funfam=1.10.10.60,1.10.8.60,3.40.50.2300,3.40.50.300; cog=COG2204; ko=KO:K07712; pfam=PF00072,PF00158,PF02954; smart=SM00382,SM00448; superfamily=46689,52172,52540; tigrfam=TIGR01818), giving the protein MPAGSILVADDDTAIRTVLNQALSRAGYEVRLTGNAATLWRWVSQGEGDLVITDVVMPDENAFDLLPRIKKMRPNLPVIVMSAQNTFMTAIRASERGAYEYLPKPFDLKELIAIVGRALSEPKERPVATKDEGEFDSIPLVGRSPAMQEIYRVLARLMQTDLTVMISGESGTGKELVARALHDYGKRRAGPFVAVNMAAIPRDLIESELFGHERGAFTGANARATGRFEQAEGGTLFLDEIGDMPMEAQTRLLRVLQQGEYTTVGGRTPIKTDVRIVAASNKDLRILIQQGLFREDLFFRLNVVPLRLPPLRERIEDLPDLVRHFFALAEKDGLPPKKLDAQALERLKQHRWPGNVRELENLARRLAALYPQDVITGSVIEGELATPTAVSGGTMPQTIDNLGGAVEMYLASHFAGFPNGMPPPGLYHRILKEIEVPLLTAALAANRGNQIRAADMLGLNRNTLRKKIRDLDIQVYRSGG; this is encoded by the coding sequence ATGCCCGCAGGTAGCATACTGGTCGCAGATGACGACACCGCCATTCGCACGGTCCTTAATCAGGCGTTGTCACGCGCCGGCTATGAGGTGCGCCTGACAGGCAACGCGGCCACACTCTGGCGCTGGGTCAGCCAAGGCGAGGGGGATCTCGTGATCACCGATGTGGTGATGCCGGACGAGAATGCCTTCGACCTGCTCCCGCGCATCAAGAAGATGCGCCCCAACCTTCCGGTCATCGTCATGAGCGCGCAGAATACGTTCATGACCGCGATCCGAGCGTCGGAGCGCGGGGCTTACGAATACTTGCCAAAGCCTTTCGATCTTAAAGAGTTAATCGCGATTGTTGGTCGCGCGCTTTCAGAGCCGAAAGAGCGCCCGGTTGCCACCAAGGATGAAGGCGAATTTGACTCAATTCCGCTGGTTGGTCGCTCGCCCGCCATGCAGGAAATCTATCGCGTTCTCGCGCGCCTAATGCAGACGGACCTCACGGTGATGATTTCCGGCGAATCCGGCACGGGTAAGGAGCTGGTGGCGAGAGCGCTGCACGACTACGGCAAGCGCCGGGCAGGCCCGTTCGTCGCGGTCAATATGGCCGCCATTCCACGCGACCTGATCGAATCAGAATTGTTTGGTCACGAGCGTGGAGCCTTTACCGGCGCGAATGCACGGGCGACCGGCCGGTTCGAGCAGGCCGAGGGTGGCACGCTGTTTCTCGATGAAATTGGCGACATGCCCATGGAAGCGCAGACCCGATTGCTGCGCGTGCTTCAGCAGGGCGAGTATACGACAGTCGGCGGCCGCACGCCGATTAAGACGGACGTCCGGATCGTCGCTGCGAGCAACAAAGATCTGCGAATACTGATCCAGCAGGGCCTGTTTCGAGAGGACCTTTTCTTCCGACTCAATGTGGTGCCGCTGCGGCTTCCACCTTTGCGCGAACGGATTGAGGATCTACCGGATCTGGTCCGGCATTTCTTCGCGCTTGCCGAAAAGGACGGTTTGCCGCCGAAGAAGCTCGATGCACAGGCCCTGGAGCGCCTGAAGCAGCACCGCTGGCCGGGCAATGTCCGCGAACTCGAAAACCTGGCCCGGCGCCTCGCCGCGCTCTATCCGCAGGACGTCATTACAGGGTCGGTGATCGAGGGCGAGCTGGCGACGCCCACCGCCGTTTCAGGCGGCACGATGCCTCAGACCATCGATAACCTTGGAGGCGCGGTCGAAATGTACCTGGCCTCGCATTTCGCCGGATTTCCCAATGGGATGCCGCCCCCCGGCCTCTACCATCGCATCCTTAAAGAAATCGAGGTTCCGCTTTTGACGGCGGCTCTGGCAGCCAATCGGGGGAATCAGATCCGGGCGGCGGATATGCTTGGCCTCAACCGCAACACCTTGCGCAAGAAGATCCGGGACCTCGACATTCAGGTGTATCGCAGCGGCGGCTAG
- a CDS encoding two-component system nitrogen regulation sensor histidine kinase NtrY (product_source=KO:K13598; cath_funfam=1.10.287.130,3.30.450.20,3.30.565.10; cog=COG5000; ko=KO:K13598; pfam=PF00512,PF00672,PF00989,PF02518,PF19312; smart=SM00091,SM00304,SM00387,SM00388; superfamily=158472,55785,55874; tigrfam=TIGR00229; transmembrane_helix_parts=Inside_1_25,TMhelix_26_48,Outside_49_57,TMhelix_58_80,Inside_81_100,TMhelix_101_123,Outside_124_304,TMhelix_305_327,Inside_328_757) translates to MTTAETSARSLDPSFADARGWRLRRFLVPLAVGLALFSTFLTFVVLTGLTPLVPTSRVVVTFLLINGATILLLAAIVVREVWQIIQARRQGHAAARLHVRVVSLFAVIAVLPAVLVSVAANITLDRGLDRLFSVRTRAVIENSLVVANAYVVEHGQLIRGDIIGVASDISRAGALFDLDRETFRQILTQSAVSRNLPGAMILDKNGQTLVAATTGSQRDFSKPQAELLRTVKEDEPYVAVIIEQNFVAAVLRLHGSTDTFLYVARLLDPAVVARLRQTEAGVKDYAEGETHRLGIQLAFAQMFTVIALTLLMSAVLIGLNFANWLVAPIRRLMKAADLVSTGDLHVQVPVIRSEGDLAQLGETFNKMTHELRTQRDDLVSASDVIDSRRRFIEAVLSSASAGIIGVDGADRISVLNRSAEKLIGRPETEVLGKPLSEVVPELNKLMEAARSSAQRLVQGQIEISRDNTERNLSVRVTSEQTGQSNEGYVITLDDITELVTAQRTSAWADVARRIAHEIKNPLTPIQLSAERIRRKFGKVITDDRNIFDQCTDTIIRQVDDIRSMVDEFSRFARMPKPVIEGEDVADTVRQVVFLMRVGHPDIDIEVDIKQDPLHAKFDRRLISQGLTNIIKNATEAIAAVPPGEIERGRIDVIAARENDDIVIDVVDNGIGLPKENRARLLEPYVTTREKGTGLGLAIVGRVLEDHGGRIELGDASALRPGARGAWMRLRFSISGRAKSTETEIETETTKTEAVAGV, encoded by the coding sequence ATGACTACAGCAGAAACGTCGGCCCGATCTCTTGACCCGTCGTTCGCCGACGCGCGCGGCTGGCGGCTTCGCCGTTTTTTGGTTCCGCTAGCGGTCGGTTTAGCGCTTTTTTCGACGTTCCTGACCTTCGTGGTGCTGACCGGCCTCACACCGCTTGTGCCTACCTCGAGGGTGGTCGTCACGTTTCTCCTCATTAACGGCGCCACCATCCTACTGTTGGCGGCGATCGTTGTTCGGGAAGTCTGGCAAATTATCCAGGCGCGCCGGCAGGGGCACGCGGCGGCAAGGCTCCATGTCCGGGTGGTCAGTCTGTTTGCCGTGATCGCCGTTTTACCTGCGGTTCTCGTATCAGTTGCGGCGAACATTACGCTTGATCGTGGTTTGGACAGACTGTTTTCCGTTCGAACGCGCGCCGTCATCGAGAACTCACTGGTTGTCGCCAATGCTTATGTCGTCGAGCACGGACAGCTTATCCGGGGCGACATTATTGGAGTGGCCAGCGATATTTCGCGTGCGGGCGCGTTGTTCGACCTGGATCGCGAGACGTTTCGCCAAATCCTGACGCAGAGTGCTGTTTCCCGGAATTTGCCCGGCGCGATGATCCTCGACAAGAACGGACAAACCCTTGTGGCCGCGACCACGGGGAGCCAGCGGGACTTCTCCAAGCCGCAGGCGGAGCTGCTCCGCACGGTCAAGGAAGATGAGCCTTATGTAGCCGTCATCATTGAGCAAAATTTCGTGGCGGCCGTCCTTCGTTTACACGGGTCAACAGATACCTTCCTCTACGTTGCTCGGCTTCTCGATCCCGCCGTTGTCGCGCGGCTTAGGCAGACGGAGGCCGGCGTAAAAGACTATGCCGAAGGCGAAACGCACAGGCTGGGGATCCAACTGGCGTTCGCACAGATGTTTACCGTCATCGCGCTGACTCTGCTGATGTCGGCAGTGCTGATCGGCCTGAATTTTGCGAATTGGCTGGTGGCGCCGATCCGTCGGCTCATGAAAGCCGCAGACCTCGTGTCGACCGGCGATCTTCACGTTCAGGTGCCGGTCATCCGATCGGAAGGCGATCTGGCGCAGCTCGGCGAAACGTTCAACAAGATGACCCACGAATTGCGAACGCAGCGTGACGATCTCGTCAGCGCGAGCGATGTCATCGACAGCCGCCGCCGGTTTATTGAAGCGGTTTTGTCCTCCGCCAGCGCCGGCATCATCGGCGTGGATGGCGCAGACCGCATCTCCGTCCTCAATCGGTCGGCAGAGAAATTGATAGGCCGTCCGGAGACAGAGGTGCTCGGGAAGCCGCTGTCTGAAGTGGTGCCTGAGCTAAACAAATTGATGGAGGCCGCGCGCAGCAGTGCGCAGCGCCTCGTTCAGGGGCAGATCGAAATCAGCCGCGACAATACGGAGCGAAATCTTTCGGTTCGGGTCACTTCTGAACAGACCGGACAGTCGAACGAAGGATACGTTATCACCCTCGACGACATCACCGAGCTTGTCACCGCGCAACGCACGTCCGCCTGGGCGGACGTTGCGCGTCGTATCGCTCACGAGATCAAGAATCCGTTGACGCCAATCCAGTTGTCAGCCGAGCGCATCCGGCGGAAATTTGGCAAGGTCATCACGGACGATCGCAACATTTTTGATCAGTGTACGGACACGATCATCCGCCAGGTCGATGATATTCGAAGCATGGTGGATGAATTCTCCAGGTTTGCGCGTATGCCCAAGCCGGTGATCGAAGGCGAAGACGTCGCGGACACAGTGCGGCAGGTCGTCTTCCTCATGCGTGTCGGTCATCCGGATATCGATATTGAAGTCGACATCAAACAGGATCCGCTGCATGCGAAGTTCGACCGGCGGTTGATCTCGCAGGGGCTAACGAACATCATCAAGAACGCGACCGAAGCAATCGCTGCCGTTCCACCCGGCGAAATCGAGCGCGGTCGAATTGATGTCATCGCGGCGCGCGAAAATGACGACATCGTTATCGACGTTGTGGACAACGGGATCGGTCTGCCCAAAGAAAACCGTGCGCGATTGCTTGAGCCATATGTGACGACGCGCGAGAAGGGCACCGGTCTTGGCCTCGCGATCGTTGGTCGCGTACTTGAGGATCACGGCGGCCGTATCGAACTTGGCGACGCGTCAGCTTTGCGCCCCGGAGCGCGTGGCGCCTGGATGCGATTGCGATTTTCCATATCGGGCCGGGCGAAGAGCACGGAAACCGAAATCGAAACTGAGACGACGAAGACAGAAGCCGTAGCCGGCGTTTGA
- a CDS encoding two-component system nitrogen regulation response regulator NtrX (product_source=KO:K13599; cath_funfam=1.10.10.60,1.10.8.60,3.40.50.2300,3.40.50.300; cog=COG2204; ko=KO:K13599; pfam=PF00072,PF00158,PF02954; smart=SM00382,SM00448; superfamily=46689,52172,52540) encodes MANDILIVDDEADIRELVAGILDDEGFKTRTARDSDTAFAEIAARRPNLIFLDIWIQGSRLDGLQMLEQIKREHPEVPVVMISGHGNIETAVAAIKRGAYDFIEKPFKADRLILVATRALENSRLKREVRELKQHAPSSGTMIGRSPSMNQLRQTIDRAAKANSRIMIVGPSGGGKELAARTLHALSSRAQGPFVVINAAAITPERMEVELFGVELIDGETGRKPGALEEAHGGTLFIDEIADMPRETQNRILRVLVDQTFQRVGGTAKVSVDVRIISSTARNLEAEIAEGRFREDLYHRLSVVPIRVPPLSERREDIPDLVEYFMGQISAATGLPKRRIGEDAMAVLQSHVWPGNIRQLRNNVERVMILAGGDTDAVISADMLPQDVGSMIPAMPTGNNGEHIMGLPLREAREVFERDYLIAQISRFSGNISRTAEFVGMERSALHRKLKALGVG; translated from the coding sequence ATGGCGAACGATATTTTGATCGTCGACGACGAAGCTGACATCCGAGAGCTTGTTGCAGGCATCCTCGATGATGAAGGTTTCAAGACCAGGACTGCGCGGGACAGCGATACTGCTTTTGCTGAAATTGCTGCTCGGCGTCCCAATCTGATCTTTCTCGACATCTGGATTCAAGGGAGCCGGCTCGACGGTCTGCAAATGCTTGAGCAGATTAAGCGCGAGCATCCGGAAGTGCCCGTGGTCATGATTTCAGGCCACGGCAACATTGAAACCGCTGTGGCGGCGATCAAGCGTGGCGCCTACGACTTTATCGAAAAGCCGTTCAAGGCCGATCGGTTGATTCTCGTTGCAACTCGCGCGCTGGAAAATTCGCGGCTGAAGCGAGAGGTTCGTGAACTCAAGCAGCACGCACCATCGTCTGGAACAATGATCGGACGATCGCCGAGCATGAACCAGTTACGTCAGACGATTGATCGGGCGGCTAAAGCGAACAGCCGTATCATGATCGTCGGACCATCGGGCGGCGGTAAAGAACTTGCCGCGCGCACACTCCACGCGTTGTCGAGCCGTGCACAGGGGCCGTTTGTCGTGATCAACGCAGCAGCGATTACGCCCGAGCGGATGGAAGTCGAATTGTTCGGTGTCGAACTGATTGATGGCGAGACGGGTCGCAAGCCCGGCGCACTTGAGGAAGCCCACGGCGGCACACTGTTTATCGATGAGATCGCCGACATGCCGCGCGAGACCCAAAACCGGATTTTGCGCGTCTTGGTGGATCAAACGTTCCAGCGCGTAGGTGGCACGGCCAAGGTCAGTGTTGACGTTCGCATTATTTCTTCGACAGCGCGCAACCTGGAGGCGGAGATCGCGGAAGGCCGATTCCGCGAGGATCTCTATCATCGGTTATCCGTCGTCCCTATCAGGGTGCCGCCGTTATCGGAGCGGCGGGAGGATATTCCCGACCTTGTCGAATACTTCATGGGGCAGATTTCTGCAGCAACCGGATTGCCGAAGCGGCGCATCGGCGAAGATGCGATGGCCGTGCTCCAGTCGCACGTGTGGCCAGGCAATATCCGTCAGCTGCGCAATAACGTTGAACGCGTGATGATCCTGGCGGGCGGCGATACCGATGCCGTGATCAGCGCAGACATGTTGCCGCAGGACGTCGGTTCTATGATTCCCGCGATGCCCACGGGAAACAATGGCGAGCACATCATGGGATTGCCGTTGCGTGAAGCGCGCGAAGTATTTGAGCGCGATTACCTCATAGCGCAGATCAGCCGTTTCTCCGGCAATATTTCACGTACGGCCGAATTCGTCGGCATGGAGCGGTCGGCCCTGCACCGCAAGCTCAAGGCTCTGGGTGTAGGTTAA
- a CDS encoding D-alanine transaminase (product_source=KO:K00824; cath_funfam=3.20.10.10; cog=COG0115; ko=KO:K00824; pfam=PF01063; superfamily=56752; tigrfam=TIGR01121) produces MSRIAYVNGQYRDMRDANVNIEDRGYQFADGVYEVCEVRHGQIVDFPKHMKRLQRSLSELRIAMPMPLAALQIIVHEVIRRNRVSYGIVYLQVTRGVARRDHAFPTKPVKPAVVVTARNLSFTKNQETAAQGIGVITVPENRWPRVDIKSVSLLPNVLAKQQARENGAYEAWFVDEQGMVTEGSSSNAWIVTKDGRVVTRSAEQGILAGITRSVLTDALAALQIKFEERPFTPQEAYEAAEAFVTASSQIVMPVVRIDGRNIGNGTPGAVSKRLREEFHRFSSFS; encoded by the coding sequence ATGTCGCGCATTGCCTATGTGAATGGCCAGTACCGCGATATGCGGGATGCCAACGTCAATATTGAAGACCGCGGTTATCAGTTCGCCGATGGTGTTTATGAAGTCTGCGAGGTTCGCCACGGGCAGATCGTGGATTTCCCGAAACATATGAAGCGTCTGCAGCGCTCCTTAAGCGAGCTAAGGATCGCGATGCCCATGCCTTTGGCGGCGCTTCAAATCATCGTCCACGAGGTGATCCGGCGCAACCGCGTTAGCTATGGGATTGTCTATCTGCAGGTCACCCGCGGTGTTGCCAGGCGTGATCACGCGTTTCCGACCAAGCCGGTAAAGCCGGCCGTGGTAGTGACTGCGCGTAACTTAAGCTTCACCAAGAACCAGGAAACGGCAGCTCAGGGCATCGGTGTGATTACCGTTCCTGAGAACCGCTGGCCGCGGGTGGATATCAAGTCCGTCTCGTTGTTGCCCAATGTGCTTGCCAAGCAGCAGGCCCGCGAGAATGGGGCCTACGAGGCCTGGTTCGTGGACGAGCAAGGAATGGTGACCGAGGGCTCCTCCAGCAATGCCTGGATCGTCACCAAGGACGGCAGGGTTGTGACCCGCTCGGCGGAGCAGGGGATCCTTGCTGGGATTACCCGATCCGTTCTCACGGATGCCTTGGCGGCCCTCCAGATCAAGTTCGAGGAACGTCCCTTTACTCCGCAAGAGGCCTATGAGGCCGCCGAGGCTTTCGTGACGGCCTCCAGTCAGATCGTCATGCCCGTGGTCCGGATCGATGGCCGAAACATCGGAAACGGCACCCCCGGGGCGGTTTCGAAACGGTTAAGGGAAGAGTTTCACCGATTTTCATCATTTTCTTGA
- a CDS encoding two-component system nitrogen regulation sensor histidine kinase GlnL (product_source=KO:K07708; cath_funfam=1.10.287.130,3.30.450.20,3.30.565.10; cog=COG3852; ko=KO:K07708; pfam=PF00512,PF00989,PF02518; smart=SM00091,SM00387; superfamily=47384,55785,55874), producing the protein MSNVAEKHILVAPNSEAVLNALPNPVMMIGPDGKILDANIAAEAFFETSIQHMQRQMLRDLVPFGSPLLALIEQVRHTGSAVNEYKVDLGTPRIGGDRQVDLHVAPLSEKPGHIVVMLQERTIADKMDRQLTHRSAARSVIALAAMLAHEIKNPLSGIRGAAQLLEQSASPEDRTLTRLICDEADRIVTLVDRMEVFGDERPVARGPVNIHSVFDHVKRLAQSGFARNIKFVEDYDPSLPPVLANQDQLIQVFLNLVKNAAEALVDMGTEGEIQLTTAFRPGVRLSVPGKKTRVSLPLEFCVKDNGPGVPEDMLANLFDPFVTTKPTGSGLGLALVAKIVGDHGGIIECESQPRKTIFRVLLPMFSATKNPSQSGVRPGTPSLASLQDDEE; encoded by the coding sequence ATGAGCAACGTTGCTGAGAAGCACATACTGGTGGCGCCGAACAGCGAGGCGGTCCTGAATGCGTTGCCCAATCCGGTAATGATGATCGGGCCGGATGGTAAGATCCTTGATGCAAATATCGCGGCTGAAGCGTTCTTCGAGACATCGATCCAGCACATGCAGCGTCAAATGCTGCGCGATCTTGTTCCGTTCGGTAGTCCGCTGCTGGCGCTCATTGAACAAGTCCGGCACACAGGCTCGGCCGTCAATGAGTACAAAGTGGATCTAGGGACGCCACGCATCGGGGGAGATCGTCAGGTCGATCTTCACGTCGCGCCACTCTCGGAGAAGCCGGGACACATCGTTGTGATGCTGCAGGAGCGCACCATCGCCGATAAAATGGATCGCCAACTGACTCATCGCAGCGCCGCGCGTTCGGTGATCGCCTTGGCGGCGATGCTGGCTCATGAAATCAAGAATCCGCTTTCCGGAATTCGGGGCGCTGCGCAGCTGCTCGAGCAGTCCGCATCGCCGGAAGATCGAACGCTAACACGGCTGATCTGTGATGAGGCCGATCGCATCGTGACCCTGGTTGACCGGATGGAGGTCTTCGGCGACGAGCGCCCCGTGGCGCGTGGGCCGGTCAACATTCACTCAGTGTTTGACCATGTGAAACGGCTGGCCCAATCAGGATTCGCGCGGAATATCAAATTTGTCGAGGACTATGATCCATCGTTGCCGCCAGTGCTGGCCAATCAGGATCAACTCATTCAGGTCTTCCTCAACCTGGTGAAGAACGCCGCTGAAGCCCTTGTTGACATGGGTACCGAGGGCGAAATCCAGCTCACCACCGCCTTCAGGCCGGGCGTGCGTCTGTCCGTACCGGGAAAGAAGACCCGCGTCTCTCTGCCGCTAGAGTTTTGCGTCAAGGACAATGGGCCGGGCGTGCCGGAAGATATGCTCGCCAACCTTTTCGATCCCTTCGTGACGACCAAGCCGACGGGTAGCGGCCTCGGGCTTGCGCTCGTTGCCAAGATTGTCGGCGATCATGGCGGGATTATCGAGTGCGAATCGCAGCCGAGGAAAACCATCTTCCGCGTCCTGCTGCCGATGTTCAGTGCCACGAAGAATCCAAGCCAGAGCGGTGTGCGCCCGGGAACGCCATCGCTCGCCTCACTACAGGATGATGAGGAATAG
- a CDS encoding GTP-binding protein HflX (product_source=KO:K03665; cath_funfam=3.40.50.300; cog=COG2262; ko=KO:K03665; pfam=PF01926,PF13167,PF16360,PF19275; smart=SM00382; superfamily=52540; tigrfam=TIGR03156) — MEPRNFDGGVDRPGSARGDKTGRVLVIGPYKRVRRGDPDAPAINYGVRDLDARLEEAVGLARAIDLTVTDAVIAPLSEIRPATYLGKGKVEEMIGLIQAHEADLVIMDCALSPIQQRNLEKEWNAKVLDRTGLILEIFGRRAKTREGSLQVELAHLNYQRSRLVRSWTHLERQRGGFGFLGGPGETQIEADRRMIGERITRIENELRKVQATRRLHRAGRQRVPYRVVALVGYTNAGKSTLFNRLTRADVQAADMLFATLDPTLRALTLPHGGKAMLSDTVGFISDLPTMLVAAFRATLEEVIEADVILHVRDISHEDAEAQERDVESVLRQLNIDPDSGSRVLEVWNKIDRFSPDERDKLANIAARRPQERPCFLVSAQTGEGIDALLAAIEHRLAETKVTLSLSIDAADGAGISWLHRNTEVLEKQLDEGRFNMTVRVDETKRDIAITKFGATLDPQ, encoded by the coding sequence TTGGAACCCCGGAATTTCGACGGGGGCGTCGACCGACCTGGATCGGCGCGGGGCGACAAGACAGGGCGGGTGCTGGTCATCGGCCCGTATAAGCGCGTGCGACGGGGAGACCCGGATGCGCCGGCTATAAACTATGGCGTACGCGATCTCGATGCACGGCTCGAAGAAGCTGTGGGATTGGCGCGTGCAATTGATCTGACCGTGACGGATGCGGTCATCGCACCTTTAAGCGAAATTCGCCCCGCAACCTATCTCGGCAAGGGCAAGGTCGAGGAGATGATCGGCCTCATCCAGGCTCATGAGGCTGATCTGGTTATCATGGATTGTGCGCTGTCTCCCATCCAGCAGCGCAACCTTGAAAAAGAATGGAATGCAAAGGTTCTCGACAGGACAGGCCTCATTCTGGAGATCTTTGGTCGCCGGGCGAAGACCCGGGAAGGATCGCTACAGGTTGAGCTCGCCCATCTGAACTATCAGCGCAGCCGTCTCGTCCGTTCATGGACCCATCTCGAACGCCAGCGCGGCGGCTTCGGTTTTCTTGGCGGTCCCGGTGAGACGCAGATCGAAGCTGACCGTCGAATGATCGGTGAGAGGATCACGCGCATCGAAAATGAGCTTCGAAAAGTGCAGGCGACCCGAAGGTTGCACAGAGCCGGACGCCAACGGGTACCGTACCGGGTGGTGGCGCTCGTCGGCTATACCAATGCTGGCAAATCGACGCTGTTTAACCGGCTCACACGAGCGGACGTCCAGGCCGCTGACATGCTGTTCGCAACGCTTGATCCGACGCTGCGGGCGCTGACCTTGCCTCACGGCGGAAAGGCCATGTTGTCGGACACGGTCGGCTTCATATCCGATCTGCCGACCATGCTCGTCGCGGCATTCCGGGCGACCCTCGAAGAGGTCATCGAAGCCGATGTCATCCTTCATGTGCGCGACATCTCGCACGAAGATGCGGAAGCCCAGGAGCGCGATGTCGAGAGCGTCCTGCGGCAACTAAATATCGATCCTGACAGCGGCTCGCGCGTCCTCGAGGTCTGGAACAAGATCGATCGCTTCAGTCCAGATGAGCGTGATAAACTTGCGAATATAGCGGCCCGGCGGCCGCAGGAGCGCCCCTGTTTCCTTGTCTCAGCGCAAACAGGTGAGGGGATCGATGCACTGCTGGCCGCGATCGAGCATCGGCTTGCCGAAACAAAAGTTACCTTGAGCCTGTCCATTGATGCCGCCGATGGCGCCGGCATCAGCTGGCTGCATCGCAATACCGAGGTCTTGGAAAAGCAGCTTGATGAGGGGCGTTTCAATATGACCGTTCGCGTCGATGAGACAAAACGCGATATTGCGATCACGAAATTCGGCGCCACGCTTGATCCGCAATGA